The following coding sequences lie in one Phalacrocorax aristotelis chromosome 2, bGulAri2.1, whole genome shotgun sequence genomic window:
- the WWP1 gene encoding NEDD4-like E3 ubiquitin-protein ligase WWP1 isoform X3 yields MESVRNFEQWQSQRNQLQGAMQQFNQRYLYSASMLSAENDPLGPLPPGWERRVDSNDRVYFVNHNTKTTQWEDPRTQGLQNEDPLPEGWEIRYTREGVRYFVDHNTRTTTFNDPRTGKSSVNKGPQIAYERSFRWKLAHFRYLCQSNALPSHVKINVSRQTLFEDSFQQIMALKPYDLRRRLYVIFRGEEGLDYGGLAREWFFLLSHEVLNPMYCLFEYAGKSNYCLQINPASTINPDHLSYFCFIGRFIAMALFHGKFIDTGFSLPFYKRMLSKKLTIKDLESIDTEFYNSLIWIRDNNIEECNLEMYFCVDMELLGKVTSHELKSGGSNILVTEENKEEYIGLMAEWRFSRGVREQTKAFLDGFNEVVPLQWLHYFDEKELEVMLCGMQEVDLADWQRNTVYRHYTRNSKQIIWFWQFVKETDNEVRMRLLQFVTGTCRLPLGGFAELMGSNGPQKFCIEKVGKETWLPRSHTCFNRLDLPPYKSYEQLKEKLLFAIEETEGFGQE; encoded by the exons ATGGAATCAGTCAGGAACTTTGAGCAATGGCAATCTCAACGGAATCAACTGCAGGGAGCTATGCAACAATTTAACCAACGATACCTCTATTCG gCTTCAATGTTGTCAGCAGAAAATGATCCACTTGGGCCTTTACCACCAGGTTGGG aaagGAGAGTGGATTCAAATGATAGGGTGTATTTTGTAAATCATAACACAAAGACGACACAGTGGGAAGACCCTCGAACTCAAGG TTTACAAAATGAGGACCCTCTTCCAGAGGGCTGGGAAATCAGATACACCAGAGAAGGTGTCAGATACTTTGTTGACCATAATACAAGAACCACCACCTTCAATGATCCTCGTACTGGGAAATCTTCTGT AAATAAAGGGCCACAGATTGCTTATGAGCGTAGCTTTAGGTGGAAACTTGCTCATTTCCGTTACTTGTGTCAG TCCAATGCACTGCCAAGTCATGTGAAAATCAATGTATCCAGACAGACTTTGTTTGAGGATTCCTTCCAGCAA ATTATGGCATTAAAACCCTATGATTTGAGGAGAAGATTATATGTTATATTCAGAGGAGAAGAAGGATTGGATTATGGTGGCTTGGCAAG agaatggtttttcttgctttcccatGAAGTACTGAACCCTATGTACTGCCTATTTGAATATGCTGGCAAGAGCAACTATTGCCTGCAGATAAATCCAGCATCAACAATCAATCCTGACCAtctttcatatttctgtttcattggGCGCTTTATTGCCATG GCATTGTTTCATGGGAAATTTATTGACActggtttttctctgcctttctacAAACGAATGCTGAGCAAAAAACTTACTATTAAAGACCTAGAATCTATTGATACTGAATTTTACAACTCCCTAATTTGGATAAG gGATAATAACATTGAAGAGTGTAACCTGGAAATGTACTTTTGTGTGGATATGGAGCTCTTAGGAAAAGTAACCTCACATGAGCTGAAATCAGGAGGTTCAAATATCTTGGTAACTGAGGAGAACAAAGAAGAATATATTGG GCTAATGGCTGAGTGGCGATTTTCTCGGGGAGTTAGAGAACAAACCAAAGCTTTTCTTGATGGTTTTAATGAAGTTGTTCCTCTGCAGTGGCTACACTACTTTGATGAAAAGGAGCTGGAG GTTATGCTCTGTGGTATGCAAGAAGTTGATTTAGCAGACTGGCAGAGGAACACTGTTTATCGTCATTATACAAGGAATAGCAAACAGATCATATGGTTCTGGCAG TTCGTAAAAGAAACAGACAACGAGGTTCGCATGCGACTTCTGCAGTTTGTCACTGGCACTTGCAGATTACCGCTGGGTGGATTTGCTGAACTTATGG GAAGTAATGGTCCTCAGAAATTCTGCATTGAAAAAGTTGGTAAGGAAACCTGGTTACCAAGAAGTCACACTTG ttttaATCGTTTGGATTTGCCACCATATAAAAGCTACGAACAACTGAAAGAGAAGCTGCTCTTTGCCATTGAAGAAACAGAGGGATTTGGTCAAGAGTAG